The nucleotide window GAGAGGAAACAGGTCTGCATTCTCGGCGAGAAAGTGATGGATGTCCCCGGGACGGCCGCAATTCCGGAATTTCGTTTCCAAAATGTGCCTGAGCGATCCTTCCGCCTGATCGTCACAGTCAGAACTGAAACAGTCATAGGTCAGTTCATAATAGGAAGCCACACGGGAAAGATTCTGACTATCAGAGAGATACCACGCCGGCAACCCTCCGTTCATGGCGATTTCATGAGCCAGTTCGGAAGCACTCGGTGCGAAGGCCGATCCGTTCTGAATATCCACCCTCGAGGGACGGGCTGACAAGCTGGCCCCTGCTCCCAAAAATGGAACTATCTCCTTCCCCCTAACGAACCTGCACAAGGATCCGTAATTGGGCCGCTCGGTATTCGAGGTGGGACATTGGGAAATCTGGGAGTCGGTGATCTCATCAACGTCCGCCCTCTTGCTCTCTTCGGACAGCTTGGACAAAGCATCTTCGAAATCATTGGTTTCGTACTGCCAAGCCTCCAGACCCCGACACCATCTGACACGCCACTTCATCATATAGTTTTGGATAGATTGACATTTTACACCACAACTCTCCCGCCATTGCCCCCCGGAGCGCCATATCCCTTTGGCAATGGCACTATTTCGGCAATTTCACCGGGGGGCGACTTGTCGACACTTCCGATATCACTGAATGGAACCGACCTCGCTTCCATAATCATCCATAGTGACACCATAAAATAACTATTCAGTCAATCTCAAACGTGACTCCCCCTCGCAACCATAGACTTTCGGTCATGATCTAACGAAAATCACCATGTCCGAACAATGACCTGCTCTTCTCCTGAAAAGCGGACGGCGATGGCCACCCTGGCGAAGACCGGGAGGAACGGCTCAACGCCGGTACCCGCGCCAGAACCAGCACAGGCACCGATGGCGCACGCTGGCGGTCGAACCACCGGCGGATGCGGCGGAGCTTTCCGCGCTGAAGCAAAAGGCACGGTGGCTGGAAACGCGGGACCGTGAACTGCGGGCATGGCTGGAGAAGCATCCGCAGGAGCAGAAGCCGTAAGGAGAGCCAGCCATCCGGTTCATACGTTTTCTGTCGGATTCCCCTCCGGAGCGGCCATATTGGAATGAAGGGTGTTCCGGTATATGTTCCACGATTCGGCTCCAGCATCCACCGGCGGGCTCACGCACCGTCCGGAAGCCGCCTTGCGCGATCTCTTCACCGCGCACGCCGGTCACGTCTATGCGACGGCGGTGCGCTGTTGCAGAGGCCGCATGGATCTGGCGGAGGAGGTCACCCAGGCGGTCTTTTGCGAATGGATGCGCAGCTCGGCAACCTTCCCGGCCGATGTCGTGCCCGGAGGCTGGTTGCACCGCTGCACGGTTTACAAGTCCTCCGAGATCCTGCGGAGCGAGGCGCGGCGGAAGCAATACGAGCGAAGGGCCGCCACCCAGCAATCGCTGCTCGCCACCGGAGCGGATGACCCGCACTGGCGGGAACTGGCTCCGATGATCGATGAAATCCTGGAGCATCTGCCCACGGCGGACCGGAACGCGCTGATCCTCCGCTTCTATGAACGCTGCGATTTCCGGGAAGTGGGAAGGAGGCTCGGCCTGTCCGCTGACACGGCGCAGAAGCGGGTATCGAGAGCACTGCAGCGGTTGAAAGCGGAGTTCGCACGCCGTGGCATTCACAGCACCGGCGGCACCCTCGGCTCCTATCTCGCCACGGGCATCATCTTCGCACCGCCGCCCGGATTCCTCTCCAGCCTCACCCTGCCCTCCCTCTCCCCCTCCACCGCGACCCTGAAAACCCTCACTGCAATCATGAGCACAAACACGAAACTCGGTATCCTCGGCGCGGGTCTGTGCGCCACGCTGGCGATCACGGCACTGATACAGCACCACACCCTCGCGGATCAGAAGCAGTCGATCCGCGATCTGCAGGGGCGGCTGGCCGCGGCAGGCGTACCCTCCTCCGGCCCGATGGTGAGATCCTCTTCCGAACGCAGGGCGCGGACGACTTCCTCAGGCAAGGATTCCGCCATGCGCCCGGAAGATCTCTTCGCCAAGGCGCTGGCTGAAACCGACCCGCTAAAGCGGATGAGCGAGTGGACCGGACTGCTCCAGTCGATGCGGAAGGACGAAGCGGTGGCGGTGGCGGAAATGTTCAAGAACCACATGGAGGACTTCGACCACGAGCGGTTTCTATTCCTGCGATCCTGGGGGGCGCTGGATGGCAGGGCAGCAGCCGATTTCCTGAAAAAGACGGGGGTTTATTCCGAGGATTTCACCGCGGTCATGGCTGAATGGGCCCATCAGGATCCCGCTGCCGCAGTCGCCTGGCTCGAGGCGAATCCCATGGAAAAAAGCAGCGCTCTGGTGGGCATCACCGAAGGATGGGCACGGAAGGATCTGGCCTCCGCCTCAAGGTGGGTGGAGAGTCAACCCGGCTCCCAGTCACGGTTGGATATGCTGAACGTGTTGTTCAAGCAGCAGGTCGAGCAAGGAGGCCTGGAGGGAGCCAAGACATGGTTCGCCAACATCGGCAGCGACCCACACAATGATAACTACCGCCAGCGCGGCTATGAGCTGCTCTGCGTGGAAATCAGCAAGGGCGATCCGGACGCAGCCCTGCAATGGCTGGAACAAAACGCCACCGCCGCCTATGCCCGCAAAAGTGAGGCTGTGGACGGAGTCTTGAGGCAAATCGCGAACAGAGACGGGGAGAAAGCCGTGCAGTGGATCCTCGATCATCCGGAGGTTTACGGCTGGAGGGGCCGCAGCCACACACTCGCCGAGGCAGTGGAAACATGGGCCAAGCGCGAAACCGATGGTCCTGCGGATTTGCTCAAGGGTCTGGCGGGAACCGAGAACTACGATCCATCGGTCGCGGCCTTCGCTTCAAGCACCAGGGCCCGGGGGCTCTACGAAACCAGCTTGGAATGGACGCAAACCATCGGTGACCCGGAAACACGTGAAAGGATCTACTCTGAAACCGCCAATCGATGGTTGAGTGCGGATCGCGAAAACGCCGGCAGCTATCTGCGGAATCAAGGCTACACGGCGGAAGAGATCACCAAACTCGCCGCCCCGCGCAGCTTCACCCTTAGCGGCGGCATGCGGCTCGGCTTCAGCGAAGCCGACTCAAGCGTCGTATCGGAACCGACCAAACAGGAGTAGTAAAACAAACTCCAGCCGCCGTCTTCATGAAGCATCGCCATCGCGGCCCTTGGCAAAGGCGGGAATGAGATCCCATGAGTCTCCGGCGGATCGATTTACGATATTCCCAGCAAACAAAAAGGCAGGGACGCACCGCCGGGGCGTCCGGGCGGTGGAGATATGTACAAAGCCTAGATTGGAGAGAGGTATTATTTGGGTTCAATGCAATCCATTAAAGAACTATACTGATTTTCGGTTTTTAGGGAATGCTTCGGAGGGAAGCCGGATTGAGTGATTACAGCATGATCACACTACTTTGAGATCGACTTTGTCGAAACCACACCATCGGAGGTGGCTGATATGATTTGCATTCCATTTTCTGATGGGATGCTTAATATTGCGGCAGGAGCGTTCTGTTTGTGCAAGGAATTTGGATTATAGGTTGCAACAACAAGAGATCCGTCATCCGTTCGATAAAATAACCCCTCTTCCTTCGAGACCCCAGAGCTAGTGAGTTTAAATAAATTTTCTGGATGGGAATTATATTTTTCCTTATAGTGATTCAACTGGGATACAATATACCTCAAATAGTCTTCCCGTTTAATTTTGTCCAATGGATTACCGCCGTTTTGAGATTCCCTCCATGCTTGCCTTCTTTTAGCATAATCGCGGATTGTGGCAATTTGCTCCTTCCGCTGACCATCCTTAGCCTCTGTGAAAGAAAAAAGCAGTCGATGTTGTTTTTGAGGATCTTTTAGAATATCCTCAATTCTTTGCCAATTTTGTTGTTCCGAGGCATTATCTGATTGTTTTTTACTGGAAGCAAATTCGATAGCCTTTTCACTCCCCAAAATTTCACCTAAAACATAAGACATTACTTCTAGATCATTGTCGGGAATTTGAATTTGGAAAAAATCCGTATGCTCTAAAATCCCAACAGTCGTCGCACCCCCCTGTATTAGCAGTTTTGCGACAGGATAATCTTCTCGATGAAGACCTTTCAACGATGTGTCCGAAGGGTCGTCATATTCGGGAAATGGGATGAAAGTCAACTTATCGAAAAGTAAGTCGCCATATTTTGAAATTAGTGCAACACCACCATCGGCGATTTTTTTTACCGCGCTTTCTTGGGTGTATTGCCCGTCAAAGGGGTATTCCTGCGCTGCGCTATCACCCTGGTTGTGAACAGCGGTGCGTTTCACCACGACTCCTTCCAACGGCTGCTTTTCAACCGGGATGACGACATGGCCCTCGATGGGGACTGATTCCTGGGCAAAAAGCGGGGCCGCCAGACATAGCAACCCGGAAAGCACGACAAAGAAAATCTTTGGATTCATGGGGAGCGGTTGCATACGACCCGTGACGAAAAACCGACTGAGCCTCAAGAGGATTCGCTATTTTCACCGGTTTTTCACATTTCGGATCATCTCAATGCAACGCAGAGGCAAGTTTTCTCCGTTTGGGAATCTGTGCATCAAATTGTCCCACCCTTCAGACGATGCTCAGGCTCCGCCCTTCTTCGAGGACTTCGACATGAGAGCCTTCAGTTCCTCCAGGTGCTTTTCATACACACCGCGCGGGGTGGTGCGATGGCGGACGGCGATGGACGCGGCCT belongs to Luteolibacter ambystomatis and includes:
- a CDS encoding RNA polymerase sigma factor, which gives rise to MFHDSAPASTGGLTHRPEAALRDLFTAHAGHVYATAVRCCRGRMDLAEEVTQAVFCEWMRSSATFPADVVPGGWLHRCTVYKSSEILRSEARRKQYERRAATQQSLLATGADDPHWRELAPMIDEILEHLPTADRNALILRFYERCDFREVGRRLGLSADTAQKRVSRALQRLKAEFARRGIHSTGGTLGSYLATGIIFAPPPGFLSSLTLPSLSPSTATLKTLTAIMSTNTKLGILGAGLCATLAITALIQHHTLADQKQSIRDLQGRLAAAGVPSSGPMVRSSSERRARTTSSGKDSAMRPEDLFAKALAETDPLKRMSEWTGLLQSMRKDEAVAVAEMFKNHMEDFDHERFLFLRSWGALDGRAAADFLKKTGVYSEDFTAVMAEWAHQDPAAAVAWLEANPMEKSSALVGITEGWARKDLASASRWVESQPGSQSRLDMLNVLFKQQVEQGGLEGAKTWFANIGSDPHNDNYRQRGYELLCVEISKGDPDAALQWLEQNATAAYARKSEAVDGVLRQIANRDGEKAVQWILDHPEVYGWRGRSHTLAEAVETWAKRETDGPADLLKGLAGTENYDPSVAAFASSTRARGLYETSLEWTQTIGDPETRERIYSETANRWLSADRENAGSYLRNQGYTAEEITKLAAPRSFTLSGGMRLGFSEADSSVVSEPTKQE